A stretch of the Polynucleobacter tropicus genome encodes the following:
- a CDS encoding fumarylacetoacetate hydrolase family protein, translating to MSSAFVIDPPVQISLPVTGDARRFAVNRIYCVGRNYADHAREMGHDPDREPPFFFMKPANSIVTDGKDMAYPNLSNDVHHEIEMVVAIAKGGSNISADKALDHVYGYGVGLDMTRRDLQGEAKKMGRPWDTGKAFDQSAPCGEITPVTQCGHPSKGTVKLLVNGEVRQSGDLNQLIWNVPDTIAYLSTLFTLEPGDLIFSGTPAGVGPVKKGDVLEGSVEGLKNLKTKIV from the coding sequence ATGAGTTCAGCATTTGTAATTGATCCTCCAGTGCAAATTTCTTTGCCTGTGACAGGCGATGCTCGTCGCTTTGCGGTAAATCGAATTTATTGTGTTGGTCGCAACTATGCCGATCATGCAAGAGAAATGGGTCATGATCCAGATCGCGAGCCACCATTCTTTTTTATGAAACCGGCCAACTCTATCGTGACTGACGGTAAAGATATGGCCTACCCCAATCTATCTAATGATGTTCATCACGAGATAGAGATGGTAGTGGCAATCGCTAAGGGTGGCTCTAATATTTCTGCTGACAAGGCTCTGGACCATGTGTATGGCTACGGTGTAGGCCTTGATATGACAAGACGTGATTTGCAAGGTGAAGCAAAGAAGATGGGGCGTCCTTGGGATACAGGTAAGGCGTTTGATCAGTCTGCTCCTTGTGGTGAGATTACTCCGGTGACTCAATGTGGCCACCCAAGTAAAGGCACCGTAAAGTTGTTAGTCAATGGTGAAGTTCGTCAGTCTGGTGATCTGAACCAATTAATTTGGAATGTACCTGACACCATTGCGTATCTTTCAACTTTATTTACCTTAGAACCTGGCGATCTGATTTTTTCAGGAACACCAGCGGGAGTTGGCCCAGTGAAAAAGGGTGATGTTTTGGAAGGTAGTGTTGAGGGATTGAAAAACCTCAAAACCAAAATTGTTTAA
- a CDS encoding Bug family tripartite tricarboxylate transporter substrate binding protein, whose translation MNQYMFWRKKCATLGAAIFATAFAVASAFAQPFPNKPVKIIVTAAPGGTTDIASRALSDVLGKELGQPVIVENKAGGAGIIGIQALLAAPADGYTMAMGNIGPNAINYSLYKNLPYKMEDMEPVTIVIANPNVLVVNPEVPAKTVAELVALAKANPGKYSFASSGRGQSIHMSGELFKAQAGIDIIHVPYKGAGPALADLLAGQTSMMVDNLPSSMQYIKSGKLRALAVTSKNRVAELPDVPTMIQSGYPSFDVTAWFGLFVPAGTPKPIVDKLYAAVKKSLETPEIKQRWKDLGGWAVGDTPANTKIFIAAEKKKWEQVAQQAKIEAE comes from the coding sequence ATGAATCAGTATATGTTTTGGCGTAAGAAGTGTGCGACTTTGGGTGCGGCCATCTTTGCAACCGCATTTGCGGTTGCATCAGCATTCGCGCAACCATTCCCAAATAAGCCAGTCAAAATTATTGTGACTGCAGCGCCTGGTGGAACCACGGATATTGCCTCACGCGCTTTATCGGATGTATTAGGCAAAGAATTGGGTCAGCCTGTGATTGTGGAGAATAAGGCGGGTGGTGCGGGGATTATCGGTATTCAGGCTTTGTTGGCTGCGCCAGCTGATGGTTACACCATGGCGATGGGCAACATTGGCCCAAATGCCATTAACTACAGCCTATATAAAAATCTTCCTTACAAAATGGAAGATATGGAGCCAGTCACTATTGTGATTGCCAACCCAAATGTCTTAGTTGTGAATCCTGAAGTTCCCGCGAAGACTGTGGCTGAGTTGGTTGCTTTAGCAAAAGCGAATCCTGGTAAATATTCGTTTGCGTCTTCTGGGCGGGGTCAGTCAATTCATATGTCCGGGGAATTGTTTAAGGCCCAAGCAGGCATCGATATTATTCATGTGCCTTACAAAGGTGCTGGTCCAGCCTTGGCTGATTTATTGGCTGGCCAAACCAGCATGATGGTCGATAACTTGCCTAGTTCAATGCAGTACATCAAGTCTGGAAAGTTACGCGCTTTAGCGGTGACCAGCAAGAACCGTGTTGCCGAGCTACCAGATGTGCCAACGATGATTCAGTCGGGCTATCCTAGCTTTGACGTAACGGCATGGTTTGGTTTATTTGTTCCAGCGGGAACACCAAAGCCGATTGTTGATAAGCTGTATGCGGCTGTGAAGAAATCACTTGAAACCCCTGAAATCAAGCAGCGCTGGAAAGATTTGGGTGGTTGGGCTGTGGGGGATACACCAGCAAATACCAAGATCTTTATTGCCGCTGAAAAGAAGAAGTGGGAGCAAGTAGCTCAGCAAGCAAAAATTGAAGCTGAGTAA
- a CDS encoding MATE family efflux transporter, translated as MLHFKVSRLREDIPALLKLAGPLLIGQLAVIAFGVLDTAMTARYSADDLAALAMASAIFISIYVGLTGVISALAPIAGQLFGAKRHEDIGEEVRQATWLAFGLTILGCFILLNADHLLAISQVAPEIEAKARLYLKILAIGLPASMGMRVLMALHNAVSRPGVITVVQLIGLALKLPLNLLFIYGGLGVKGMGGPGCAVATVIINWTWLLMTLGFVLFDRFYRPFQIFARFSMPDWHRIWTLLKLGTPIGFSYLIEVTSFTFMSLFIARLGTTALAGHQIVANMGTVIYMVPLSLSIATMTLVSQSIGANRPERAEEIGWSSVFFTTSTCILIGVAVWFFRIQLLDLYDPPEAVKVFSIPLLLFIAFYQVFDALQVTAAFILRAYRIAFWPMVIYAGSLWGVGLGGGYLMGFNVLGFTPKFLQGANGFWAGNSISLGLAACLLLYLFRKTAERYEKTHPPVEV; from the coding sequence GTGCTGCACTTTAAAGTATCGCGTCTTCGCGAGGACATCCCTGCTTTATTAAAACTGGCTGGCCCACTACTCATTGGTCAGTTAGCCGTTATCGCCTTTGGTGTTTTAGATACGGCAATGACTGCGCGTTACTCTGCAGATGACTTAGCTGCACTAGCAATGGCTTCCGCGATTTTTATCAGCATCTATGTAGGCTTAACAGGAGTTATTTCTGCTCTTGCGCCAATCGCTGGTCAACTATTTGGTGCTAAACGCCATGAAGATATCGGCGAAGAAGTGCGCCAAGCAACATGGCTTGCCTTTGGCTTAACCATTCTGGGCTGCTTTATTTTGCTCAACGCCGATCATCTTTTGGCAATCTCTCAAGTGGCACCCGAAATCGAAGCAAAAGCTAGGCTGTATCTCAAGATTCTGGCAATTGGTTTACCTGCCAGCATGGGCATGCGTGTACTCATGGCTCTTCACAATGCAGTATCTAGGCCTGGCGTCATCACCGTTGTGCAATTAATTGGCCTGGCTCTAAAGCTACCACTCAATCTCCTCTTTATTTATGGCGGCTTAGGTGTAAAAGGCATGGGTGGTCCTGGTTGTGCAGTAGCAACCGTCATCATTAACTGGACTTGGTTATTAATGACCTTGGGCTTTGTTCTCTTTGACCGCTTCTATCGCCCTTTCCAAATCTTTGCACGCTTTAGCATGCCTGATTGGCATCGCATTTGGACCTTACTAAAGCTGGGAACTCCAATTGGTTTTAGTTATTTGATTGAGGTAACTTCATTCACCTTCATGTCGCTGTTTATTGCTCGCTTGGGAACTACAGCATTAGCTGGCCATCAGATCGTTGCCAATATGGGTACCGTTATTTACATGGTGCCCCTCTCGTTGTCGATTGCCACCATGACCTTAGTATCACAATCGATTGGCGCTAATCGACCAGAGCGCGCTGAAGAAATCGGTTGGTCATCTGTATTCTTCACCACTAGCACCTGCATTTTGATTGGGGTTGCGGTTTGGTTTTTCCGCATACAGCTATTGGATTTGTATGACCCACCAGAGGCGGTAAAAGTCTTTTCCATCCCACTCCTTTTGTTTATTGCCTTTTATCAAGTCTTTGATGCTCTACAAGTGACTGCGGCATTTATTCTGCGGGCTTATCGCATCGCATTTTGGCCAATGGTGATATATGCAGGCTCACTGTGGGGCGTTGGCCTTGGTGGCGGCTACCTAATGGGCTTCAATGTTTTAGGATTTACACCCAAATTTTTGCAAGGCGCTAATGGATTTTGGGCTGGCAATAGTATCAGCCTAGGTTTGGCCGCCTGTTTACTGCTCTACCTCTTTAGAAAAACAGCGGAGCGTTACGAGAAAACGCATCCGCCTGTTGAGGTCTAA
- a CDS encoding alpha/beta fold hydrolase, producing MGTIRVLAAVTTLFTASVLTGLLASCANNPSSNATASVSTQAPASLYANAAPLDLRLSTWQYPYPTKEFKTSLQGAPASMVYMDVPAKGKQKGAVLLFHGKNFSSDYWAPAIAGLTQAGYRVIAPDQIGFGKSSKPNVPYHFDDLAANTKALLKSLGINQVSVIANSMGGMVGIRFARLYPQTVQKLVLENPLGLEDYSKDIPPQQNDNLLKLEMAQTETSYRRFLQSYFPNWQPAYEKFVEVYVRVQKGPDYPAYAMTSVLTYQMIAEKPVVNDLPELKMPVLLVIGQKDRTVFGRRFAPPEAVKSLGNFPELGKKAQAAIPNAKLVPIDNVGHVPHVEVPDLFVTTVVQFLNQAKN from the coding sequence ATGGGAACAATTCGCGTACTTGCTGCAGTTACCACGCTATTCACAGCTTCTGTATTGACTGGATTATTAGCTTCTTGCGCTAATAATCCATCATCAAATGCAACTGCTTCAGTCTCAACTCAAGCTCCAGCATCGCTTTATGCCAATGCAGCCCCACTCGATTTGCGATTGAGTACTTGGCAATATCCATACCCAACCAAAGAATTTAAGACAAGCTTGCAAGGGGCACCAGCAAGCATGGTGTATATGGATGTTCCCGCTAAGGGCAAGCAAAAGGGTGCGGTGCTGCTATTTCATGGAAAGAACTTTTCAAGTGACTACTGGGCGCCAGCGATTGCTGGTTTGACGCAAGCAGGTTATCGCGTAATTGCGCCTGATCAAATTGGATTTGGCAAATCCTCGAAGCCAAACGTGCCATATCACTTCGATGATTTGGCGGCCAATACCAAAGCCTTGCTGAAATCCTTGGGCATTAATCAAGTATCTGTGATTGCAAACTCAATGGGTGGTATGGTTGGCATTCGATTTGCACGCTTGTATCCACAAACAGTACAAAAGCTCGTGCTTGAGAATCCGCTGGGTCTAGAGGATTACAGTAAAGATATACCGCCACAGCAGAACGACAATTTATTAAAGCTGGAAATGGCGCAAACTGAGACAAGCTATCGCCGTTTTTTGCAAAGCTATTTCCCTAACTGGCAGCCTGCTTATGAAAAGTTTGTAGAGGTGTATGTCCGCGTACAAAAGGGTCCTGACTATCCCGCCTATGCGATGACCTCGGTATTAACTTACCAAATGATTGCTGAGAAACCAGTGGTCAATGATTTGCCAGAACTCAAAATGCCGGTATTGCTAGTGATTGGTCAAAAAGATCGTACTGTTTTTGGTAGACGCTTTGCTCCACCAGAGGCTGTGAAGTCATTGGGTAATTTCCCGGAGTTAGGTAAAAAGGCTCAGGCAGCTATTCCGAATGCGAAGCTAGTGCCAATAGATAATGTTGGTCATGTTCCGCACGTCGAAGTGCCTGATTTGTTTGTAACTACAGTTGTGCAGTTCTTGAATCAAGCTAAAAACTAA
- a CDS encoding Bug family tripartite tricarboxylate transporter substrate binding protein, with protein sequence MRQQLIRWFGAALCVSTAFIFTVPAVAQNDAAVKNYPDKPIRLVIPFPPGGATDVIGRIMAQELSKTIGQQVVPDNRAGDSGNIGADMVAKSAPDGYTLLMGALTSHSINSNLDKDRIKYNLEKDFTPVAVVGVVPLVFVVNPSVPVKNMKEFIAYAKANPGKLTFASSGAGAPQRLAMEMFRYQLGLDLLHVPYKGSGPAMTDLVGGQVLSMSETVPAALQFIQAGQLRALAVTTNKRISQLPDVPTITEATGLPNFDVVSMFGIEAPAGTPKLIVNKLSAEIKTILQRSDVQERMLAAGVYVNYLSPAESSKRITRELNMWAKVIKDANIKAD encoded by the coding sequence ATGAGACAACAACTAATTCGCTGGTTTGGCGCAGCCCTATGCGTCTCTACTGCCTTCATCTTTACCGTACCCGCAGTCGCCCAGAATGATGCGGCAGTTAAAAATTATCCGGATAAGCCAATACGACTAGTCATACCCTTTCCTCCGGGTGGTGCCACTGACGTCATTGGCCGAATCATGGCGCAAGAGCTTTCCAAGACAATTGGGCAGCAAGTAGTTCCAGATAATCGAGCCGGAGATAGCGGCAATATTGGTGCTGACATGGTGGCCAAATCTGCGCCTGATGGATACACCCTATTAATGGGCGCCCTAACTTCCCACTCCATCAACAGCAATTTAGACAAAGACAGAATCAAATACAACTTAGAAAAAGATTTCACACCCGTTGCGGTGGTTGGAGTTGTGCCTCTTGTTTTTGTCGTGAATCCTTCGGTTCCCGTTAAGAACATGAAAGAATTCATTGCTTATGCCAAAGCCAATCCAGGCAAACTAACCTTTGCCTCATCAGGTGCAGGCGCGCCCCAACGTCTCGCAATGGAAATGTTCCGCTATCAACTGGGCTTAGATTTATTACATGTGCCATATAAAGGTAGCGGCCCTGCAATGACAGACCTTGTTGGCGGTCAAGTCTTATCCATGTCAGAAACTGTGCCAGCTGCTTTGCAATTTATTCAAGCGGGTCAACTGAGAGCGCTAGCCGTCACAACCAACAAGCGTATTAGCCAATTGCCTGATGTGCCGACTATTACTGAAGCTACTGGTCTGCCCAACTTTGATGTGGTCAGCATGTTTGGTATTGAAGCACCTGCAGGAACTCCAAAATTGATAGTCAATAAATTAAGTGCGGAGATCAAAACTATCTTGCAACGCTCAGATGTGCAAGAACGCATGCTCGCCGCTGGCGTTTATGTGAACTACCTATCTCCTGCTGAATCCAGCAAGCGTATTACTCGTGAGCTCAATATGTGGGCCAAAGTGATTAAGGATGCCAATATCAAAGCAGATTAA
- a CDS encoding glycine zipper family protein, with protein MTRLIRVAVLAAVATGVLSACVSAPTGPTIAIMPREGKPFEVFQQEDQVCREFAANAVKDTSNAALKEGATSAAIGAALGAAAGAVIQGGSSQNIGTGAGVGLLGGAAMGAMNSAGKQNQAQTQYNIAYQQCMYSKGNQVPSYPAPVSGSGYRQ; from the coding sequence ATGACAAGATTGATTCGCGTAGCTGTATTAGCCGCTGTTGCCACTGGCGTATTAAGTGCATGTGTATCTGCGCCAACAGGGCCAACGATTGCCATCATGCCGCGCGAAGGGAAGCCATTTGAAGTATTCCAACAGGAAGATCAAGTGTGCCGCGAATTTGCAGCGAATGCCGTGAAAGATACTAGTAATGCAGCCTTAAAAGAAGGCGCAACCAGTGCTGCGATTGGTGCTGCTCTAGGCGCCGCTGCGGGTGCAGTGATTCAGGGTGGTAGCAGTCAAAATATTGGTACTGGCGCAGGTGTTGGCTTATTAGGTGGCGCTGCTATGGGTGCCATGAACTCTGCTGGCAAACAAAATCAAGCGCAGACACAGTACAACATTGCTTACCAGCAGTGTATGTATTCGAAGGGTAATCAGGTGCCCAGCTATCCAGCGCCAGTTTCAGGCTCTGGCTATCGCCAGTAA
- a CDS encoding Bug family tripartite tricarboxylate transporter substrate binding protein — translation MQFSIVAKRPFFTHLLICLVLLFGGSTSWAQSSKNVAWPKQAIRIVVSFTPGGAPDILARVLAESMQQNLGVPVLVENRPGYGGNIGAEIVAKSDPDGYTLLIGTVGIHAINGALYEKMSFDPVKDFTPISFLASTPNVLVVNKKLGVNNLHELIELAKAKPNQLTFGSSGVGTSLHMSGELFKEMAGIQIRHIPYKGRAQSLPDLVSGRISMLFDNLSSSLPLIKAGEVQALGVTTLKRSHAAPEIPTFAEQGLPGFEAVSWFSLMAPANLPPSIQKRLNQLTYRALNDSEVKKRLVAGGLDPSPSSAKDLSKLIAQESAKWSRIVQQSGAKLEQ, via the coding sequence ATGCAATTTTCTATAGTGGCTAAGCGCCCATTTTTCACTCATTTATTGATTTGCCTAGTCTTATTGTTTGGCGGCAGTACGTCATGGGCGCAATCTTCTAAAAATGTTGCTTGGCCCAAACAAGCTATTCGAATTGTGGTGAGCTTTACTCCGGGTGGCGCACCCGATATCTTGGCGCGGGTGTTGGCAGAGAGCATGCAGCAAAATCTCGGCGTCCCCGTCTTGGTCGAGAATCGTCCGGGCTATGGTGGCAATATTGGCGCAGAAATCGTCGCCAAGAGTGACCCTGATGGCTACACATTATTAATTGGTACAGTGGGCATTCATGCGATTAATGGCGCACTCTATGAAAAGATGTCATTTGACCCCGTTAAGGATTTCACACCCATTAGCTTCTTAGCCAGTACGCCCAATGTATTGGTGGTTAATAAAAAACTCGGCGTTAATAATTTGCATGAGCTGATCGAGTTAGCAAAAGCGAAACCTAATCAACTGACATTTGGATCGTCAGGTGTTGGAACTTCATTGCATATGTCAGGCGAGCTCTTTAAAGAGATGGCTGGCATACAAATTCGTCACATTCCTTATAAAGGTCGTGCGCAATCTTTGCCTGATTTGGTTAGTGGTCGTATCTCGATGTTGTTTGACAACCTATCTTCTTCTTTGCCCTTGATCAAAGCGGGAGAGGTGCAGGCTTTGGGAGTGACCACCTTAAAACGCTCGCATGCTGCACCAGAGATTCCTACTTTTGCTGAACAAGGCCTTCCAGGTTTTGAAGCAGTCTCTTGGTTCTCATTGATGGCGCCTGCTAATTTACCGCCTTCTATTCAGAAGCGATTAAATCAACTCACATATCGCGCACTAAACGATTCGGAAGTAAAAAAACGCCTAGTGGCGGGAGGTCTGGATCCATCTCCAAGTAGTGCTAAGGACCTATCTAAATTAATTGCTCAAGAATCCGCAAAATGGAGCAGGATAGTTCAGCAATCAGGTGCGAAGCTAGAGCAATAA
- a CDS encoding enoyl-CoA hydratase/isomerase family protein: MTMNATPPCLNLHIDGVIARITFNNPAARNAMTWPMYEELKTICDSLAANPSIRVAIFRGAGDKAFVSGSDIQQFVDLKKDEAYEVAVDNIFSSLQQLPMPTIALIEGLAVGSGLLIATACDFRISTLDARFGIPVARTLGNCLSPSNLSWISAHLGVPMVKKMLLTSELIKAPELLASGYLYETVAAEEITQAADALANKLAALAPITQKASKLTLARLLQNNLPECTDLMRETYNSQDFKEGVNAFLEGRPPKWAGK; encoded by the coding sequence ATGACTATGAATGCCACACCTCCCTGTTTAAATCTTCATATAGATGGGGTAATTGCTCGGATTACTTTTAATAACCCAGCTGCTCGTAATGCCATGACCTGGCCTATGTACGAAGAGCTCAAAACCATCTGCGACTCCTTGGCAGCAAACCCATCGATTCGGGTGGCTATTTTTAGGGGTGCTGGCGACAAAGCATTTGTTTCAGGTAGTGATATTCAGCAATTTGTCGATCTGAAAAAAGATGAGGCATATGAAGTGGCTGTAGATAACATCTTCAGCTCATTACAGCAACTACCAATGCCAACTATTGCGCTCATTGAAGGTTTAGCAGTTGGCAGTGGATTGCTAATTGCAACTGCTTGTGATTTTCGAATTTCCACACTAGACGCACGTTTTGGCATTCCGGTAGCGCGTACTCTAGGCAATTGCTTATCGCCGAGCAATCTTTCTTGGATTAGCGCGCACTTAGGCGTTCCTATGGTCAAGAAAATGCTACTCACCAGTGAGTTGATCAAAGCACCCGAGTTACTCGCATCCGGTTATCTTTATGAAACAGTAGCGGCAGAAGAAATTACCCAAGCAGCTGATGCCCTTGCCAATAAGTTAGCCGCCTTGGCACCAATTACACAAAAGGCCAGTAAGCTAACTTTAGCGAGGTTATTGCAAAATAATCTCCCAGAATGTACTGACCTTATGCGCGAGACCTACAACAGCCAGGACTTTAAAGAAGGTGTGAATGCCTTCTTGGAGGGCCGCCCACCGAAGTGGGCAGGCAAATAA
- a CDS encoding disulfide bond formation protein B, translated as MSKHSFPSLAALGNQLALLAVVGTLSYAFFDQLYFGELPCPLCLIQRIGFVIIGFALVLNIRCGAHSAHYGWGIIGGLVGMTVSLRQVLLHILPGDKGFGKTFLELHFYTWAFVGYLGLLAGFAILLMLPNRDVRSRSWFANALIIAFILLVFGNLISTLLECGIGACVDDPSKYEGWLWLRSRFNF; from the coding sequence ATGAGTAAACATTCCTTCCCCTCATTAGCGGCGCTTGGTAACCAGCTGGCTTTATTGGCGGTTGTAGGCACACTGTCTTATGCCTTTTTTGATCAATTGTATTTTGGCGAACTGCCTTGTCCGTTATGTTTAATACAGCGCATCGGCTTTGTCATTATTGGATTTGCATTAGTTCTAAATATTCGCTGTGGTGCTCACTCCGCACATTATGGCTGGGGCATTATTGGTGGCCTGGTGGGAATGACAGTTTCCTTGCGTCAAGTGCTTCTTCATATTCTTCCGGGTGATAAAGGTTTTGGTAAAACATTTTTAGAGCTTCATTTTTATACCTGGGCTTTTGTAGGTTACTTAGGTTTATTGGCGGGTTTTGCAATTTTGTTAATGCTACCCAATCGAGACGTGCGTTCACGCTCTTGGTTTGCTAATGCCTTAATCATTGCTTTTATTCTGCTTGTATTCGGTAATCTGATTTCAACTCTACTCGAGTGTGGCATTGGCGCATGTGTGGATGACCCAAGCAAGTATGAAGGTTGGCTCTGGTTACGTTCGCGATTCAATTTTTAA
- a CDS encoding ArnT family glycosyltransferase, translating to MVKLTAAATRSIPRIIIFALTLIYGFAGLFFRDPWKNEDAIGFGGMWTLFRGNSIDWIVPHLAGRDVSLGAPLPYWMGATLIKLFSQFIGAANAARLYSAICFFAAALAIWYATYLLGRRREVQPMALAVGGQPDMKSYGMTLADGALLIFLACVGLAQRAHETTPMMAQLMGISIVLYGTVRGLDKPWQGGLWTGLGIAIVALSSNLTLSLIVVTSTIIAVIASNAKLRFRWTLTSTVLGLIGFALWPIVWYLVDLPTEWRHIAEEGWRNSPEMRARPSIESLGFLSVNFWAYAWPVWPLAVISLAHWGRIKSIGAWRAPHLCIPLSLFIGSLIYVLFRLEANEHDLMIMIPSLSIIAAFSLPILKRSVISFIDWFALFSFTLIALAIWIIWLAKVTGFPETTAANITRLLPGFEGQFNWLAFIVALAITGVWLSVVRWRTSRAPKEIWRCLIISASGTTLMWVLLMTLWLPTINYAKTYRFVSARLAQVVPPGGGCIDTSNIGPAQLASFDYFTKLTLRDDPNCPWMLTHNQSEAQAYAQLNNKKLHLLWEDRRAADRDERLRLYEVIPE from the coding sequence ATGGTCAAACTAACCGCTGCCGCCACTAGATCGATTCCGCGCATTATTATTTTTGCGCTGACATTGATTTATGGCTTTGCCGGTCTCTTTTTTCGTGATCCCTGGAAAAATGAAGATGCGATTGGCTTTGGTGGCATGTGGACCTTGTTTCGCGGCAACTCTATTGACTGGATAGTTCCGCATCTGGCTGGTCGCGATGTTTCTTTAGGTGCCCCACTGCCCTACTGGATGGGCGCCACACTCATTAAATTATTTAGCCAATTTATTGGTGCTGCTAATGCAGCGCGCTTGTATTCAGCGATTTGCTTTTTTGCAGCAGCACTAGCAATTTGGTATGCCACCTATCTACTTGGTCGTCGTCGTGAAGTCCAACCCATGGCCTTAGCAGTTGGCGGTCAACCTGACATGAAGAGCTACGGTATGACTTTGGCTGATGGCGCATTGCTCATCTTCTTAGCTTGCGTTGGTCTTGCGCAGCGCGCCCATGAAACAACGCCGATGATGGCCCAATTGATGGGCATCAGCATCGTGCTTTATGGCACCGTGCGTGGTCTTGATAAACCATGGCAAGGCGGTTTATGGACTGGTCTAGGCATCGCAATTGTGGCGCTCTCTAGCAATCTCACCTTAAGCCTGATTGTTGTCACATCTACCATCATTGCAGTAATTGCCAGTAATGCCAAATTACGCTTTCGCTGGACACTTACCAGCACTGTCTTAGGCCTCATTGGTTTTGCGCTCTGGCCTATCGTTTGGTATCTAGTTGATCTACCTACCGAGTGGCGCCATATCGCAGAAGAAGGTTGGCGCAATTCTCCAGAGATGCGCGCAAGACCTTCGATTGAATCTTTAGGCTTCTTAAGCGTGAACTTCTGGGCGTATGCCTGGCCAGTGTGGCCTCTCGCTGTTATCTCATTAGCGCACTGGGGTCGCATTAAATCTATAGGCGCATGGCGCGCCCCTCACCTATGCATTCCACTCAGTTTATTTATTGGCAGCCTCATTTACGTACTGTTTCGTCTTGAGGCAAATGAACATGATCTGATGATCATGATTCCGAGTCTCTCGATCATTGCGGCCTTTAGCTTGCCTATTCTGAAACGTAGCGTCATTAGTTTTATTGATTGGTTCGCATTATTTAGCTTTACCTTAATCGCTTTAGCTATTTGGATTATTTGGTTAGCAAAAGTGACCGGCTTTCCAGAAACCACTGCCGCCAACATCACACGCTTGCTTCCAGGTTTTGAAGGTCAATTTAATTGGCTCGCGTTTATTGTTGCACTAGCCATTACTGGTGTTTGGCTTTCAGTAGTTCGCTGGAGAACCTCTCGCGCTCCAAAAGAAATCTGGCGCTGCCTGATTATTTCCGCATCGGGCACTACCTTGATGTGGGTTTTATTGATGACCTTATGGTTGCCAACTATTAATTACGCTAAGACCTATCGCTTTGTTTCTGCGCGACTGGCACAAGTAGTGCCTCCGGGTGGTGGCTGTATTGATACTAGCAATATCGGCCCTGCGCAGCTTGCTTCCTTTGATTACTTCACCAAGCTGACCTTACGTGATGATCCTAATTGCCCATGGATGCTCACCCACAATCAGTCTGAAGCTCAAGCTTACGCTCAGCTCAATAATAAAAAGCTCCATTTACTATGGGAAGATCGTCGCGCTGCAGACCGTGATGAGCGCTTACGCCTTTACGAAGTTATTCCGGAGTAA
- a CDS encoding SemiSWEET transporter yields MSLEPHQIDIIGYCAAFLTTIAFLPQAIWSWRTRDLSGISLGMYSLFTAGVGLWLVYGLIIEKWPLILANAMTFALALSILMLKLRHTATEHKK; encoded by the coding sequence ATGAGCCTTGAACCCCATCAAATAGACATCATTGGTTATTGCGCTGCATTCTTAACTACTATTGCATTTCTGCCTCAGGCCATTTGGTCATGGAGAACCCGTGACCTATCTGGAATATCGTTGGGAATGTATTCTTTGTTTACGGCAGGGGTGGGTTTATGGCTGGTGTATGGTTTGATTATTGAGAAGTGGCCATTGATTCTGGCTAATGCTATGACGTTTGCATTGGCCTTGAGTATCTTGATGCTGAAATTGCGTCATACTGCTACAGAACACAAGAAATAA
- a CDS encoding DUF5993 family protein produces the protein MYMFLPFLTAFIGLILVWFEKRLAGLTVLALTVAILMVWFRFHANSHLNISL, from the coding sequence ATGTATATGTTCCTGCCTTTTCTGACAGCATTTATCGGTCTCATCCTAGTTTGGTTTGAGAAGCGTCTTGCAGGACTCACTGTTCTTGCGTTAACGGTTGCCATATTGATGGTGTGGTTTCGCTTTCATGCGAACAGTCATCTCAATATCAGCCTATAA